In Glycine max cultivar Williams 82 chromosome 7, Glycine_max_v4.0, whole genome shotgun sequence, a single window of DNA contains:
- the LOC100796604 gene encoding uncharacterized protein isoform X1, producing the protein MSASGGAAIAGGSRNRNRHLGENRFYSPPPLRKHKEKQEQQRSSLSRTSSENRPGSSSDCSISSRATSDMSNLDRLLEHITPLVPAQYFPKTNSRRWKSREAELHPYFVLGDLWESFKEWSAYGAGVPIVLNGSESVTQYYNVSLSAIQLYIDPSKPSTRLRKPSQESDSESARETSSDSSSGYCHERGAKSVHGSRNHLNVMDASNHTLERVSQGKPFMGSSSDETESCSPPGQLIFEYFEHETPYNREPLANKISDLARQFPELKTYWSCDLSPASWVSFAWYPIYRIPTGPTLQSLSACFLTFHSLSTALQSSNTDGLHNHYSIGRDISKLSLPIFGLASHKFKVSLWDPDGVSECQKANSLLRAAENWLRLLRVNHPDYNYFMSHYAYVR; encoded by the exons ATGTCGGCCAGTGGTGGCGCCGCCATCGCCGGCGGAAGCCGCAACCGCAATCGGCATCTCGGTGAGAACCGCTTCTACAGCCCGCCGCCGCTGAGGAAACACAAAGAGAAGCAGGAGCAGCAGCGGTCGTCGCTGTCGAGAACTTCCTCGGAGAACAGGCCTGGTTCCTCTTCCGATTGTTCGATTTCTTCGCGCGCCACATCGGACATGTCCAATTTGGATCGATTGTTGGAGCACATCACGCCCCTTGTTCCCGCCCAATATTTTCCCAAG ACGAACTCAAGGAGGTGGAAATCAAGGGAGGCGGAATTGCATCCTTACTTTGTGCTTGGAGACTTGTGGGAGTCTTTTAAGGAGTGGAGTGCTTATGGGGCAGGTGTTCCTATAGTGTTGAATGGGAGTGAATCAGTGACTCAGTATTATAACGTCTCCTTGTCTGCCATTCAGCTGTATATTGATCCGTCAAAGCCCTCCACGCGGCTAAG GAAACCCAGTCAAGAAAGTGACTCTGAATCAGCTAGAGAGACAAGCAGTGATAGTAGCAGTGGCTATTGTCATGAAAGAGGAGCTAAGAGTGTTCATGGTAGTAGGAATCATCTTAATGTTATGGATGCAAGCAATCATACTTTGGAAAGGGTCTCCCAAGGAAAACCTTTCATGGGTTCATCAAGTGATGAGACTGAGAGCTGCAGCCCTCCTGGTCAGCTTATATTTGAATACTTTGAGCATGAGACACCTTATAATCGTGAGCCATTGGCAAATAAG ATTTCTGATCTTGCACGGCAATTTCCAGAGTTGAAAACATACTGGAGCTGTGATCTTTCCCCTGCAAGTTGGGTTTCATTTGCTTG GTACCCAATATACAGAATACCAACTGGTCCAACATTACAAAGCTTAAGTGCCTGCTTCCTGACCTTTCATTCCCTGTCAACAGCTTTGCAGA GTTCAAATACTGATGGGCTACATAATCATTATTCAATAGGTAGGGACATATCCAAGCTATCACTACCGATCTTTGGGCTTGCCTCTCACAAATTCAAAGTTTCTCTCTGGGATCCCGATGGGGTTTCTGAATGTCAGAAAGCCAATTCTCTGTTGCGGGCTGCTGAAAACTGGCTTAGGCTATTGCGAGTTAATCATCCTGATTACAATTACTTTATGTCTCATTATGCATATGTGAGATGA
- the LOC100101844 gene encoding PR10-like protein, with protein MGVFTFEDEINSPVAPATLYKALVTDADNVIPKALDSFKSVENVEGNGGPGTIKKITFLEDGETKFVLHKIESIDEANLGYSYSVVGGAALPDTAEKITFDSKLVAGPNGGSAGKLTVKYETKGDAEPNQDELKTGKAKADALFKAIEAYLLAHPDYN; from the exons ATGGGTGTTTTCACATTCGAGGATGAAATCAACTCCCCTGTGGCTCCTGCTACTCTTTACAAGGCCCTAGTTACAGATGCCGACAACGTCATCCCAAAGGCTCTTGATTCCTTCAAGAGTGTTGAAAACGTTGAGGGAAATGGTGGCCCAGGAACCATCAAGAAGATCACTTTCCTTGAGG ATGGAGAAACCAAGTTTGTGCTGCACAAAATAGAAAGCATTGATGAGGCGAACTTGGGATACAGCTACAGCGTGGTTGGGGGTGCTGCATTGCCAGACACGGCGGAGAAGATCACATTCGACTCCAAATTGGTTGCTGGTCCCAATGGAGGGTCTGCTGGGAAGCTCACTGTCAAATACGAAACAAAAGGAGATGCTGAGCCCAACCAAGACGAACTCAAAACTGGAAAAGCCAAGGCTGATGCTCTCTTCAAGGCCATTGAGGCTTACCTTTTGGCCCATCCCGATTACAACTAA
- the LOC100796604 gene encoding uncharacterized protein isoform X2 encodes MSASGGAAIAGGSRNRNRHLGENRFYSPPPLRKHKEKQEQQRSSLSRTSSENRPGSSSDCSISSRATSDMSNLDRLLEHITPLVPAQYFPKTNSRRWKSREAELHPYFVLGDLWESFKEWSAYGAGVPIVLNGSESVTQYYNVSLSAIQLYIDPSKPSTRLRKPSQESDSESARETSSDSSSGYCHERGAKSVHGSRNHLNVMDASNHTLERVSQGKPFMGSSSDETESCSPPGQLIFEYFEHETPYNREPLANKISDLARQFPELKTYWSCDLSPASWVSFAWYPIYRIPTGPTLQSLSACFLTFHSLSTALQSRDISKLSLPIFGLASHKFKVSLWDPDGVSECQKANSLLRAAENWLRLLRVNHPDYNYFMSHYAYVR; translated from the exons ATGTCGGCCAGTGGTGGCGCCGCCATCGCCGGCGGAAGCCGCAACCGCAATCGGCATCTCGGTGAGAACCGCTTCTACAGCCCGCCGCCGCTGAGGAAACACAAAGAGAAGCAGGAGCAGCAGCGGTCGTCGCTGTCGAGAACTTCCTCGGAGAACAGGCCTGGTTCCTCTTCCGATTGTTCGATTTCTTCGCGCGCCACATCGGACATGTCCAATTTGGATCGATTGTTGGAGCACATCACGCCCCTTGTTCCCGCCCAATATTTTCCCAAG ACGAACTCAAGGAGGTGGAAATCAAGGGAGGCGGAATTGCATCCTTACTTTGTGCTTGGAGACTTGTGGGAGTCTTTTAAGGAGTGGAGTGCTTATGGGGCAGGTGTTCCTATAGTGTTGAATGGGAGTGAATCAGTGACTCAGTATTATAACGTCTCCTTGTCTGCCATTCAGCTGTATATTGATCCGTCAAAGCCCTCCACGCGGCTAAG GAAACCCAGTCAAGAAAGTGACTCTGAATCAGCTAGAGAGACAAGCAGTGATAGTAGCAGTGGCTATTGTCATGAAAGAGGAGCTAAGAGTGTTCATGGTAGTAGGAATCATCTTAATGTTATGGATGCAAGCAATCATACTTTGGAAAGGGTCTCCCAAGGAAAACCTTTCATGGGTTCATCAAGTGATGAGACTGAGAGCTGCAGCCCTCCTGGTCAGCTTATATTTGAATACTTTGAGCATGAGACACCTTATAATCGTGAGCCATTGGCAAATAAG ATTTCTGATCTTGCACGGCAATTTCCAGAGTTGAAAACATACTGGAGCTGTGATCTTTCCCCTGCAAGTTGGGTTTCATTTGCTTG GTACCCAATATACAGAATACCAACTGGTCCAACATTACAAAGCTTAAGTGCCTGCTTCCTGACCTTTCATTCCCTGTCAACAGCTTTGCAGA GTAGGGACATATCCAAGCTATCACTACCGATCTTTGGGCTTGCCTCTCACAAATTCAAAGTTTCTCTCTGGGATCCCGATGGGGTTTCTGAATGTCAGAAAGCCAATTCTCTGTTGCGGGCTGCTGAAAACTGGCTTAGGCTATTGCGAGTTAATCATCCTGATTACAATTACTTTATGTCTCATTATGCATATGTGAGATGA